In Apium graveolens cultivar Ventura chromosome 10, ASM990537v1, whole genome shotgun sequence, the following are encoded in one genomic region:
- the LOC141690485 gene encoding uncharacterized protein LOC141690485 produces the protein MQLFRETGYDSCKKEAKELVLELDVEPVFPEKRKIRRLVHFDDLGVTAADDDQNLSAEQKFRRYYFLYIVDQGDFQLKERFKQFQDYKEKFEFLFNLKKHLSGDDEGLKSCCMKLEGFLRHDMRYDIVGAELFNELLVLRMVIPDEITMAIDVLNYLSSSSRQINYPNAWIAYRIVVTILVTVVEAERTFSRLKLIKFYLPSSISQDRLNGLVLLYIESELASSLNYSKIIERFTSQKPRKKFQNQ, from the exons ATGCAGTTA TTTAGAGAAACTGGTTATGACTCTTGTAAGAAGGAGGCAAAAGAGTTAGTTTTGGAGTTGGATGTGGAGCCTGTGTTTCCTGAAAAGCGAAAAATTCGTAGGCTTGTTCATTTTGATGATCTCGGGGTTACTGCAGCTGATGATGATCAGAACTTGAGTGCTGAACAGAAATTCAGAAGGTATTATTTCTTGTATATTGTTGATCAAGGTGATTTTCAACTCAAAGAACGGTTTAAACAGTTTCAAGATTATAAGGAAAAATTTGAGTTTTTATTTAACCTGAAGAAGCATTTATCTGGTGATGATGAGGGGTTAAAATCTTGTTGCATGAAACTTGAGGGATTTCTTAGACATGATATGCGATATGATATTGTTGGCGCAGAATTGTTTAACGAGTTACTAGTGCTTCGAATGGTAATACCCGATGAGATAACAATGGCAATAGATGTGCTTAATTATTTAAGTTCTAGTTCAAGACAAATAAATTATCCAAATGCTTGGATAGCTTATAGAATCGTTGTGACCATTCTTGTTACAGTGGTAGAGGCGGAAAGGACATTTTCTAGATTGAAACTGATCAAATTTTATCTTCCCTCTTCGATATCTCAAGATAGACTTAATGGATTGGTTTTATTGTATATTGAAAGTGAGCTAGCAAGTTCTCTAAATTATAGCAAAATCATAGAGAGATTCACATCTCAAAAGCCTAGAAAAAAGTTTCAAAATCAATAA